The sequence below is a genomic window from Spirochaetota bacterium.
TTGTCGGCCATGAGACCTTCATCGCTGAAGTTCTTAAGCTCGCCGGCGATGTATACGGGGTATCCCTGTTCCTTGGGATTGAAGTTGCTTTTGATCTCATCGATACCGGACACGCCGTTGATGAGATTGTTCCATGATTCGTCCACCGAATTGCCCACGGGGCAGGTAAGCCCCATGCCGGTGATGACAACTTTTCGTTCGCTCATAGAGTACCTTCCCCGCACTGATTAAACATTGATGAAATGCGCCCTACCGGGCGCACACATAAAAAAGAGGATAGGGTTCATCACTCTATCCTCTTTTTACATTTCGATCAGTAAAGCCTAAAGCCTACTTCTTGTGTTCTTCGATGTACTTGACAGCGTCGCCGACGGTCTTGATCTTCTCGGCCGCTTCGTCAGGGATCTCGATGCCGAACTTCTTCTCAAGTTCCATCACGAGTTCCACCGTATCGAGAGAGTCGGCACCGAGGTCGTCGACGAACGACGACTGCTGCGATACTTTGCCCTCATCGACGCCAAGCTGGCTGACGATGACTTCTTTGACGTCTTCGAAAATACCCATTGATTTCCTCCCGGGTGTTATTTATAGAAATGCGACTATCGTCACATTACCATGCCGCCGTCTACCGGGAGCACGGTCCCGGTTATATACCGTGCCATCGATGAGCAGTAGAAGAGCACCGCATCGGCCACTTCTTCCGGCTCACCGTATCGTCCGAAGGGGATGACGGCAATGAACTTGTCCGTCACTTCCTTCGGGAGCTTTTTCGTCATATCGGTATTGATGAAGCCCGGCGCAATGGCATTCACGGTAATGCCGCGCGAGGCCACTTCTTTCGCTGTGGTCTTGGTAAGGGCGATAACGCCGCCCTTGGAGGCGCTGTAATTCGCCTGTCCGGCATTGCCCATCATGCCGACGACGGATGCGATGTTCACGATGGAACCGCTTTTCGCCTTGAGCATATGGCGTATGACCGCCTTGGTGCAGTTGAAAACGCCGGTAAGGTTGATCTTGATCACCAGATCCCAATCCTCATCTTTCATGCGCATCATGAGTGTGTCGCGGGTAATACCCGCATTATTGACGAGCATGTCGATAGTGCCGAATGCCGCCACCGCCTGATCGACGACTTTCTCGGTATCGGCTGAATTCGATACATCATGCTTGAACGCTACCGCTTTAACACCGTATTTCGAGGCTATTTCCGCGGCTGTCGTCTTTGCCATTTCATCGTTGACGTCAGTGATGACGATATTCGCGCCCTCATGGGCGAGCTTTTCGGCGATGGAGCGGCCGATGCCCCGTGCGCTGCCGGTCACGACTGCCGATTTGCCTTTTATTCCGAGGTCCATAAGCTACCTTCTTCGTTGGTTGATCGTGTGACGGACGGTTTTATACTGGAATGGGCATTTTGTCAATAGCCCGCCCGACCCCCCTCTATCCCGCCCGAGAACGGCCGTGCCGTTCTCCTTGCATTTTTTCGTTTCTAGCATAAAATCCTTACCCAATCATGCATTGATCGAATGCCGGAGACGCCTCGGCCGTTTATGCTTGAATCAAAGGAGACTGCATGCTTCAGGTGATCGACAAGGTTAAGAAAAAGCATATTTTTGAAAGTGTCGCCGCTGCGACGAAGGATGAGGCCATCGCTGTTATTGCCAAGCTTATCGCCGCGGCCACCGATTCCGACGAGAAGAAGATAGCCACCGCGCTTGCGGACCGCGAGATAGAGGAAAGCACTGGCATCGGCAATTCCATCGCCATACCCCACGGGCGCATCAAGGGGTTCGGGAAGACCGAGATATTCATCACCCTTCTTGCCAATGAGATAGACTTCCAGTCGCTCGACGGGAAACCGGTGAAAACGGTGTTCACGCTCGTTGCCGATGAGGGCGATGCTGACGATTACGTTGCCATGCTCTCGCAGACGATATTCCTCATCAGCCAGCGCGATATCATGGAAAAGATCGCATCTGCCAGGACCGCCGATGACGTCATGCAGACGCTTGCCTCCGCGAAAGAGCTTGAAAGCAAGTACGAGAACGAAGGCCAGATAAAATACCTCATCGAACTGCAGCGAGCCGATTCGCAGCTCTATGCCTATGAGCTCTGGGAATCGACGCAGAAGGAAAAGAACGAGACGATACTGTACGAATACAAGAAATACAAGGAAGCCCTGGAAACGAAGATAGACAAGGATATGCTCGATCAGTACAACCGCATCAAGGAAAAATACAGCGGACGGGCGCTTTCGAAAATAGAGCAGGGAACCTGTTCGGCATGTCATATCACGATACCGAAGATGACGGTCAATGAGGTGCGCCGGCAGAACCGCATCATCGTATGTTTCAACTGCGGGCGGATACTTTTCACGCACTAGAGGGGGGCATATGCGCTTACGCATTTTAACAGGAGTGCTCATCGCGTTCTCGCTTGCGGCGGCACCGCGCTCCACGATGTCGGGCTTCCACAATTATCCGAATCCCTTCAAGGCGTCGGATACGGCGACGACGTTCAAGTTCAGCTATTCAAGCCCGTCGCTTTCCAAGGTCATCGTCACGGTCTTCAATCCGCAGGGGAAGCAGCTCTATACCGATACCATTGCGACGAATATCACCGCAAGCCCGTTCACGTTCCAATGGCGCGGCGTCGATGACAAGGGCGCCATACTTGCGCCGGGGCTGTATCACGCAAAATTGGACATACGCACACAGGATGGTGATACGCTCACCGCATATACGAAAGTGGTAGTCAAGTAGGGGGATGGATATGCGATTGCGCATTATCGTTTTTGTAATTACCGCATCGGCATTATTCCCGGTCGGCGGCAGCATGATCCGTGAGCGTTCGGTCGATGGTGTCTCATCCGTCCGCGACCTCGGCATGGGCGGCGCATCGGTAACGCTTGCCGACGACGCGAGCGCGATATTCTCCAACCCGGGACTTATGCCCTACATTTCGCGCACGTGCTTTACGTTCACCGTCGATCCGGGTCCCATAGAGGCGAATGGGGATTACCGCGGTCTCGGTGCGTTCGTTCTCCGCGACTCCGACATGGAATGGGCCATCGGCGTCGGCGCAAAGGGCGACATGACGCTCGATGTCCCGCGATATAATGATTCCGACGTTGCGCTCGCACCGTACAATTACGGCGATTTTACCGCTTCCATCGGCGGTGCGTTCAGCGCCTATGAGACCTATATCGGCATCGTCGCGAAAGGCTACTATACGATGATAGACGCCGGGGAAACGTATTGGGGCGCCGCGCTCGATGTGGGTATCGCCCGTTCGATATTCCTCAAGGGGCTTCTCCTCGGCGTTGCCGTAAAGAATCTCGGCGTCTATTACAACAACGCGTTCTTTTCGCTCGACACGAAGATAACCGCCGGTATCGGGTTCCGCTCCGAGGGGCGCTTCGCCATCGGGTTGAACCTCACCTATGCGCTCCCGTCCACCGATATCGATTTCGCCATCGGCGGCGAGTACCGCGTCTATTCGTTCGATGCGAAGACGACCGCGACGAACGAGGAGTATCTCGCCCGCGGCGTGTACGTCCGCGTGGGGATGAACCGCACATCGCCGTCCATCGGGCTTGGTATCTATATCTGGCAGGTGCGTCTCGATTATGCGCTCTTTACGGACAGCTATACATCGATCGGATTGAATCATTCGTTCGGACTGAGCTTTCTGCTCTGACAAGGAATACGCTATGACTGCACACGGTACTGCTCACACGTTCGGCGCGCACGTGAATACGGACGAGATAATCCCGGCGCGCTATCTCAATTCGTCCGATCCTGCCGAACTTGCGGCGCACTGCATGGAGGATGCCGATGCATCCTTCGTGAAGAAGGCGAGACCGGGCGACATCATCTGCGCACGGGAGAATTTCGGCTGCGGCTCGTCGCGTGAGCACGCGCCGATAGCGATAAAGGCCGCCGGCATCAGCTGTGTCATCGCCGAATCGTTCGCGCGCATCTTCTACCGCAATGCGATCAATATCGGGCTTCCCATCCTCGAATCGAAGGAAGCATCCGTCGATATCGCCTCGGGGGATACGGTCACCGTGGATTTCGACGCCGGCACGATACGCAATGTCACGAAGGGCCGGGAATACAAGGTCACCTCGTTCCCGCCGTTCATGCAGAAGCTCATCGCATCAGGCGGCCTTATGAACTATGCGAAAGCGCGCTTGAAGGCGTAGCCGACGTGCCGGAAGAACTCCTTACCATACTGCACGCGAGCGATATCCATATCTCACCGAAGCGTCCGGAGTTCACCGAGAACTTTCGCGCGGTGATGCGGTACGCCAACAGGATAAAACCCGACATCTTTCTCATCACCGGCGACCTCATCGAGAACATCAAGGAAGAGGAATTCCGTTTCTATCGCAAAGAGACCGAAGTGATAGAGATGGAGACGTGGGCCGTCCCCGGCAATCATGACCTTGGGAACAAGAAAAGCGTCGCCGGCTGGGTGACGCATGACAGGCTCTCGGCGTATCGGCGTACGGTGGGAGAGGACCGCTGGCATAAGGTGAAGAACGGCGTCCATTTCATCGGCTACAACAGCGTCATTCTCGAGAGTGGGTACCCCGAAGAGCGTGAGCAGAACACCTGGCTCATGCACGAACTGGATGCCGTGCCGAAGGGTGCACCGCTCGTGCTGTGCACGCATTATCCGCTTTTCATCGGTGATCCGAAAGAGCATTCACCGGAAGTGAAATACTGGACGGTCGATTCCCCCTCGCGCGAGAAATTCCTTGCTATCATCAAGGAGCGCAAGGTGCTCGCGTATCTCTGCGGGCATCGGCACATACCGCGGAAGAACCGCTATGCGGACACCGACTGCATCATCGCGCCGTCCACTGCGTTCAGCCTGGGGGATGTGCGCGAGAGCACCGCGTTCAATATGGTGAAGATATATGCCGATCGTATCGCCGTCGAAGAGATATCCATCGCATCGATACTGCATTAAGCGAAAGCGCTGAGGAGTTGTGCCGTGAACCCCATTATCGCACTTATGGCCAAGGAAAGAATTTTATTCCAGAGCGGAGGAACGGTCCGGAAGAACAAGGACGGCGGTGCCTATACGCTCGGGGATGCGTGCCTCTACAGGAATTCGATGTATCGCAGGGGTCCCGTGCTCTATTGCATCGGCCGCGTCGGGACACAGAAGGACCTCTTCCTCGCATCACACACAGCGTTCACTTCAGCGTTCACCGGCGTCATGACGCATGAGAACGATATACACCTGCAGACCGTGCGGATGACCTTTGAGAACTCGCTCGTGCTCCGAAAGCTCTTCCCGTTCACCGCGCCCATATCGCTCCGCACGAAACGGACCACCATCGGCTGCGGCGACCGCTTAGGTCTTGCGACACCCGGTCAGCTTGCGGCGATACGCAATTTCGACGCGTACCCGGTGCTTGCGCAGCAGTCGATACGCGAACTTACGCTCACCAAACGCACGTATCGCGATGTTACGGCCGCGGCGGCATTCCTCGTCTTTCAGTCGGGGTATGAACGCGGCTACGGCGCGGACGGCGATCACTTAAAGACGCTTGCGGACATCGATACCGCGCTTGCGGCCGGCATGCCGATGATAACCCTCGATCTTACGAACACGATGAACCCGGATGCGGTGTCCTGGAATGCGAGCAGGATCGGCAATGAATTCGACAAGCTCCCGGATGCGGAACGTGCGCGTATCATGAAGACCTATGCCGGGAGAATGTTCGCCGTTCCCGGCGAGAAGATATTCATCACGGAGACGGAGGCGAAACGCTGTGCGCTCATGTACGGCAAGGCGATATCGTTCTCAAAGGAAGTGAACGATCACATCAAAGCGAAGCGCGGGAACAGGTACGATCTTGAGATAAGCATCGATGAGACGACGGCGCCCACGCTTCCCGAGCATCATCTCTTCATCATACGCGAACTGCGAAGGCAGAAGGTGCTCGTCAATTCGCTCGCGCCGCGCTTCATCGGCGAATTCCAGAAAGCCATCGACTATATCGGCGATGCCGCCGAATTCGACCGGCAGTTCCGCATGCACTCTGCGATAGCGAAGGCCAACGGCAATTACAAGATATCCGTCCATTCAGGGAGCGACAAATTCGCCGTCTATCCCTCGGTGGGAAAATATACGGGCGGACGCCTGCATCTCAAAACGGCGGGCACGAGCTGGCTTGAGGCGGTGCGTACTATCGCCGCGAAGGCCCCTTCGCTGTACCGCATCCTGCACGCGAAGGCGTTCGCATACGCGCCGGAAGCGTTGAAGCTCTATCACATCACCGCCGATTTCAGGAAGATACCCGACATCGCCGGGAAAAGCGACACGGACCTTCGTTCGTATCTGGACATGAACGAATCCCGCCAGCTCATCCATATCACGTACGGCGGTCTTCTGAACGACCCGGCCGTGCGCGATGAATTCTTCTCGGCGCTCGCGCTCTACGAAGAGGCGCATTACGGTTTCCTCGCCGCGCATTTCACGAAGCATCTCACGCTCCTCGGTGTCCGCAAACGCTGAGCGCACGTGTGCATGCTTGTGCACTCACGCACGTGGGCGGCGCTCGGGGCAACGGCTTGCAAAAACCGCAACACGCATTATAATCGGGTTGTCAGTCGCATGATAGCCTTTGCGCGCGGCATTCACCGGGAGTTCGTATATGGATCTGGCAGAATTTGACGTACTTGAGAAAAGCATTGTCCATCTTATCGATGAACTGAAGGCGGCGAAAGAAGCCGATGCCGACCGCGGCGCCGAGGTCTCATCGCTCAAAACGAAATACGATCATACGATCAGGTCGCTTGAGGCGAAGATCGATGCGCTTGAGACCGAGAACAAGTCGCTTCGTGAAGAACGCAACACCATGGAGAAGCAGCGCAACATCATCAAGAAGCGCCTTGACGATATCATGGGGAAGATAGAGGTCGCCAAGGACAGCATTGAGGCGTCGGCCAAAGAGAAGGGAAAACCGAAATACACGCAGATAGAGACCATTGACGGTACCGATATAAGCGAGGATGAACAGCTGAGCGAACCGGTCGTTGCAGCGGAAAAACCCGTGCAGCGGAAAGCGAATACGCCAGCGCAAGCGCTTGCGCATTCACCTGCGCATTCGCCGGTTCCCTCACCTGAGAAAAAGCGTGATGTATCGGTGCCCGTCGCAGCGGTCGAAAAAACTGCTCCGGTGACCACGGTGAAACCCGCGGAGGTCGTATCGCTTACCGATGAAGAAGACCCGTTCACCGCGGCCAAGGACGATTCCTGGGAGAAGCTCGATGCCGCGGAGAAAGCAGCGCCGGTGGCCGCTGTAGCGGACGATGACGATGAATACCTCATCGGCAATGAAGACGATGAGAGCGAATCGTTCTGGCACGATGAACAGAAAGCCTGACCGTATGCGGAGGGCATTGTGACCGAAACGAGCGTCAAGGTCGAGATATTCAATACGACCTTTTCCATACGCTGTACCGATGAGGCCGATCGCGATTATCTCATCTCGCTCTCAAAATACGTCGACCGCAATATGTTCGAGATCGCACGCAAGGGGAACCTTTCTGATACGACGAACATCGCCATACTGACGGCGCTCAATATCGCTGATGAGCTCAAGCAGGAACAGATGAAACGGGAAGAATCGTTCTCCAAGCTCCGTAACCGCACCCGTAAGCTCATCGAGCTTATCGAAGAGGTCAAGGACGAGGATAGCTGATGCTCTACTGGCTCCTCTATCCGCTGAAATCAGAGATATTCGCGTTCAATATTTTCCGCTATATCACCTTCCGCTCGGCGCTCGCCGCGCTTACCGCGCTCATCATCTCCTTCGTTGTGGGGCCGTTCCTCATACGCGCATTGCAGCGCTTTTCCTTCGGGCAGGTGATACGCTCGGACGGGCCCGCGTCGCATCAGGGGAAGAAGGGCACGCCGACCATGGGCGGCGTACTTATCGTGTTTGCGGTCATCACCGCTACCGTGCTCTGGGGCAGGCTCGATAATATCAAGATAGTATTTCTCATGGTAGTCATGGTCATTCTCGCCCTGGTGGGATTTCTCGATGATTATCTCAAGATACGCTTGAAGAACAGCAAGGGGATTAACGGCTGGTATAAGCTCGCGGCGCAGGCGGCCATCGGTCTCGGCATCGGTCTCTTCCTTTTCTTTTTCGACAGTACGACCGCGCTCGTGTCGATGAAATTCAACGAGATATCGAAGACGCTCGAGGTAGCGCAGGTGACGGGCATCCCGTCGACGACGCTCTTCATCCCGTTCGTGTCCGAGTGGCATTTCGACATACGCTGGCTCTACATACCGTTCTCCATGCTCATCGTCATGAGCACGAGCAATGCGGTCAATCTCACCGATGGCCTGGACGGGCTCGCCATCGGTCTTATGATATTCATGGCCATAGCCTATTCGGTGTTCGCCTATGTCGCGGGACATATGACCGCGTCCGGGTATCTCCTTGTTCCGCATATACGCGATGCCGCGGAGATAACGGTCTTCACCGCGTCGCTCGTGGGGGCGGGGCTCGGCTTCCTCTGGTTCAATGCGCACCCGGCCGAGATGTTCATGGGCGATGTCGGATCGCTCTCGCTCGGGGGCGTGCTCGGGGTGATAGCGATATTCCTCAAGCAGGAATTCCTCCTTGTTATCGTCGGCGGGGTGTATGTCGCGGAACTCGTCTCGGTCGTGATACAGGTCGTTTCGTTCAAACTGCGGAAGAAGCGGGTCTTTCGTATGGCCCCCTTGCATCATCACTTCGAGCTGTCCGGCTGGCATGAGTCGAAGGTGGTGCTCCGGTTCTGGATAATCGGCGCGCTCCTCGTGCTCATCGGCATCGCCACGCTCAAGATACGCTAGTGCATGATAGAGATCATCGGCATCGCTGTTCTTATCGCGGCCAACGGCGCGTTCGCGCTCGCTGAGTTCGCGTTCGTATCCGCACGCCGTGAAGTGCTCGAAACGTTCGCGTCGCAGGGCGACAAGCGTGCTCCCCGCGTGCTTGCGATGATGAACGAACCGGATAAATTCCTTTCGTCGATACAGGTGGGCATCACGCTCATCGGCATCATTGCGGGAACGGTGAGCGGACTGACACTCGCCGGGTCGATCACCCCCGTGTTCGCTGAGCTGCCCATCGTGGGTGCCTGGTCGGCGCAGCTCTCACTCGTACTCGTCGTGTCTCTCGTCACCTATTTCTCGATATTGTTCGGTGAGCTCGTGCCGAAGACGATAGCGATACGTAACCCCGAGAAGACCATCATGCGTCTTCTCCCGTTGCTCGCGGTGTTCTCCGTTATCACGTATCCGGCGACCGCATTCCTTTCCGTCTCGACGCGATTTGTCCTTCGCATCATAGGGATATCGATGTCCGGCATCGATGAGAGCGAGGACCCGATAAACGAGATACTGGGCATCGCGAAGATGGCAGCGGTCAAGAACAAACTGTCCAGGGAGCAGGCGTCCATCATCGCCAATGCCATGCGCTTGAAGGACCTTACCGTCCAGTCGATAATGGTCAGGCGTGAGGATATGAAAGTGCTTTCCACGG
It includes:
- the mraY gene encoding phospho-N-acetylmuramoyl-pentapeptide-transferase translates to MLYWLLYPLKSEIFAFNIFRYITFRSALAALTALIISFVVGPFLIRALQRFSFGQVIRSDGPASHQGKKGTPTMGGVLIVFAVITATVLWGRLDNIKIVFLMVVMVILALVGFLDDYLKIRLKNSKGINGWYKLAAQAAIGLGIGLFLFFFDSTTALVSMKFNEISKTLEVAQVTGIPSTTLFIPFVSEWHFDIRWLYIPFSMLIVMSTSNAVNLTDGLDGLAIGLMIFMAIAYSVFAYVAGHMTASGYLLVPHIRDAAEITVFTASLVGAGLGFLWFNAHPAEMFMGDVGSLSLGGVLGVIAIFLKQEFLLVIVGGVYVAELVSVVIQVVSFKLRKKRVFRMAPLHHHFELSGWHESKVVLRFWIIGALLVLIGIATLKIR
- the leuD gene encoding 3-isopropylmalate dehydratase small subunit, with protein sequence MTAHGTAHTFGAHVNTDEIIPARYLNSSDPAELAAHCMEDADASFVKKARPGDIICARENFGCGSSREHAPIAIKAAGISCVIAESFARIFYRNAINIGLPILESKEASVDIASGDTVTVDFDAGTIRNVTKGREYKVTSFPPFMQKLIASGGLMNYAKARLKA
- a CDS encoding acyl carrier protein; the protein is MGIFEDVKEVIVSQLGVDEGKVSQQSSFVDDLGADSLDTVELVMELEKKFGIEIPDEAAEKIKTVGDAVKYIEEHKK
- the fabG gene encoding 3-oxoacyl-[acyl-carrier-protein] reductase produces the protein MDLGIKGKSAVVTGSARGIGRSIAEKLAHEGANIVITDVNDEMAKTTAAEIASKYGVKAVAFKHDVSNSADTEKVVDQAVAAFGTIDMLVNNAGITRDTLMMRMKDEDWDLVIKINLTGVFNCTKAVIRHMLKAKSGSIVNIASVVGMMGNAGQANYSASKGGVIALTKTTAKEVASRGITVNAIAPGFINTDMTKKLPKEVTDKFIAVIPFGRYGEPEEVADAVLFYCSSMARYITGTVLPVDGGMVM
- a CDS encoding PTS sugar transporter subunit IIA, translated to MLQVIDKVKKKHIFESVAAATKDEAIAVIAKLIAAATDSDEKKIATALADREIEESTGIGNSIAIPHGRIKGFGKTEIFITLLANEIDFQSLDGKPVKTVFTLVADEGDADDYVAMLSQTIFLISQRDIMEKIASARTADDVMQTLASAKELESKYENEGQIKYLIELQRADSQLYAYELWESTQKEKNETILYEYKKYKEALETKIDKDMLDQYNRIKEKYSGRALSKIEQGTCSACHITIPKMTVNEVRRQNRIIVCFNCGRILFTH
- a CDS encoding hemolysin family protein → MIEIIGIAVLIAANGAFALAEFAFVSARREVLETFASQGDKRAPRVLAMMNEPDKFLSSIQVGITLIGIIAGTVSGLTLAGSITPVFAELPIVGAWSAQLSLVLVVSLVTYFSILFGELVPKTIAIRNPEKTIMRLLPLLAVFSVITYPATAFLSVSTRFVLRIIGISMSGIDESEDPINEILGIAKMAAVKNKLSREQASIIANAMRLKDLTVQSIMVRREDMKVLSTVMTLQRALIEAHVHHHTRYPLIHENDPQTIIGYVNFKDIVNALRINPSSPSLKSICRPAVSVGPAERLSDVLKRLIKAHQHIALVRSPDGAPLGMISLENILESIVGDIQDEYDMLPEFFYTITPTRWLAGGGVQLAALKKVFRELPDEQKTLASWIAEIAKGTPKVEQCLMYNGLTFFVRKMSRSQVNEAIIERAGPAREIRPKMPSYAAARTGSKK
- a CDS encoding metallophosphoesterase, translated to MPEELLTILHASDIHISPKRPEFTENFRAVMRYANRIKPDIFLITGDLIENIKEEEFRFYRKETEVIEMETWAVPGNHDLGNKKSVAGWVTHDRLSAYRRTVGEDRWHKVKNGVHFIGYNSVILESGYPEEREQNTWLMHELDAVPKGAPLVLCTHYPLFIGDPKEHSPEVKYWTVDSPSREKFLAIIKERKVLAYLCGHRHIPRKNRYADTDCIIAPSTAFSLGDVRESTAFNMVKIYADRIAVEEISIASILH
- a CDS encoding cell division protein ZapA, which translates into the protein MTETSVKVEIFNTTFSIRCTDEADRDYLISLSKYVDRNMFEIARKGNLSDTTNIAILTALNIADELKQEQMKREESFSKLRNRTRKLIELIEEVKDEDS
- a CDS encoding tagaturonate epimerase family protein, whose amino-acid sequence is MNPIIALMAKERILFQSGGTVRKNKDGGAYTLGDACLYRNSMYRRGPVLYCIGRVGTQKDLFLASHTAFTSAFTGVMTHENDIHLQTVRMTFENSLVLRKLFPFTAPISLRTKRTTIGCGDRLGLATPGQLAAIRNFDAYPVLAQQSIRELTLTKRTYRDVTAAAAFLVFQSGYERGYGADGDHLKTLADIDTALAAGMPMITLDLTNTMNPDAVSWNASRIGNEFDKLPDAERARIMKTYAGRMFAVPGEKIFITETEAKRCALMYGKAISFSKEVNDHIKAKRGNRYDLEISIDETTAPTLPEHHLFIIRELRRQKVLVNSLAPRFIGEFQKAIDYIGDAAEFDRQFRMHSAIAKANGNYKISVHSGSDKFAVYPSVGKYTGGRLHLKTAGTSWLEAVRTIAAKAPSLYRILHAKAFAYAPEALKLYHITADFRKIPDIAGKSDTDLRSYLDMNESRQLIHITYGGLLNDPAVRDEFFSALALYEEAHYGFLAAHFTKHLTLLGVRKR